In a genomic window of Heterodontus francisci isolate sHetFra1 chromosome 21, sHetFra1.hap1, whole genome shotgun sequence:
- the LOC137381114 gene encoding involucrin-like has product MTDRMNERNGVTDRMNVRDGLKGCMNERNGVPNRLNESERVMDRMNNGERLSDPINEKGGLTHHMNERDGVTDLMNAREGPTEQMDGRDVLTDRINERDRVADCLNERDGVTVCMNEREGLTERMNGRNGVTDGMNEIEGLMEYVAEREVVADCMNERAGLMEHTPERDGVTDHMNEREGATVHMNEGEGKSNPMNESDDMLERNNERDELTAPMNEWDGLTDRMNEREMLTELMKEGAGVAERMNEREEVTDRMNLTDVVTDHMNRREGMMDRMNERDGMTGCMNERNGVPDLLNESEWVTDRMDSGKRLSDPINVRGGLTHRMNEKDGVTDLMNAREGPTERMDERDVLTDRIKERDGVTDCMNERKGLTERMSRRGGVTDRMKERNRVPDCMKERDGLTDLMNEREG; this is encoded by the coding sequence ATGaccgaccgtatgaacgaaagaaatgGGGTGACGGACCGTATGAATGTAAGAGATGGGCTAAAAGGCTGTATGAATGAAAGAAACGGGGTGCCAAACCGTTTGAACGAAAGCGAGAGGGTAATGGACCGTATGAACAATGGAGAGCGGCTATCAGACCCTATTAATGAAAAAGGTGGGCTGACAcaccatatgaatgaaagagacggggtgacagaccttaTGAACGCAAGAGAGGGGCCAACAGAGCAAATGGACGGAAGAGACGTGTTGACAGACCGTATAAACGAAAGAGACAGGGTGGCAGACTgtttgaatgaaagagacggggtgacagtctgtatgaacgaaagagaggggctgacagagcgtatgaacggaAGGAACGGGGTGACAGACGGTATGAACGAAATAGAGGGGCTGATGGAGTATGTGGCCGAAAGAGAGGTGGtggcagactgtatgaacgaaagagcgGGGCTGATGGAACATACACCCGAACGAGACGGagtgacagaccatatgaacgaaagagagggggctACAGTGCATATGAACGAAGGAGAGGGAAAGTCAAATCCTATGAACGAAAGTGACGACATGCTAGAACGTAACAACGAACGAGACGAGTTGACAGCACCAATGAATGAATGGGACgggttgacagaccgtatgaatgaaagagagatgCTGACAGAGCTTATGAAGGAAGGAGCTGGGGTGGCAgaacgtatgaatgaaagagaggaggtaacagaccgtatgAACTTAACAGATGtggtgacagaccatatgaacaGAAGAGAGGGGATGAtggaccgtatgaatgaaagagatgggatgACAGGCTGCATGAATGAAAGAAACGGTGTGCCAGACCTTTTGAACGAAAGCGAGTGGGTAACGGACCGTATGGACAGTGGAAAGCGGCTATCAGACCCTATTAATGTAAGAGGGGGCCTGACACACCGTATGAATGAAAAAGACGGGGTGACTGACCTTATGAACGCAAGAGAGGGGCCAACAGAGCGTATGGACGAAAGAGACGTGTTGACAGACCGTATAaaggaaagagacggggtgacagactgtatgaatgaaagaaaggggctgacagagcgtatgagcAGAAGAggtggggtgacagaccgtatgaaggaAAGAAATAGGGTGCCAGACTGTATGAAagaaagagacgggttgacagaccttatgaacgaaagagagggctgA